The Bosea sp. 685 DNA window CGCCAGGACCATGGCGAGATCCTCGACGATCAGCCAGCCGACCGCGATCTTGCCCTTCTCGGTCTGGACCAGCCGGCGCTCCTGGAGCGCGCGCAGCAGCACGACGGTGCTGGCGACCGAGAGCGCGAGCCCGAAGACGAGACCCGCGACCCAACCCCAGCCAAGCCAAAGCGCCAGGCCCAGGCCGAGCAAGGTCGCCACCGCGATCTGGACGAGAGCGCCGGGGACCGCGATGGTTTTGACCGAGAGCAAATCCTTCAGCGAGAAATGCAGGCCGACGCCGAACATCAGCAGGATGACGCCGATCTCGGCCAGCTCGTTGGCGAGGCCCTGATCAGCGACGAACCCGGGCGTGAAGGGGCCGACGGCGACGCCGGCGAGGAGATAGCCGACCAGGGGGAGAAGCGCAGCTTCTGAGCAAGCGCTCCGAAGACAAAGGCGAGGCACAGGCCCGCGACGAGAATGGCGATCAGCGGGCCAGGATGCATCAGGTCTCCAGAAGGCGGGCAGGATTACGGAAGGCGCAGGAATACGGGAGGTAGATGGTGGCTCGCGAGAGCACTCGAAGCATGGCGTCTGGGTCGCGCAATTTCAACCTTGAGGCGGTCTTTTCAGAGTGCTTTCGACGAGGCGATGTAGCGTTTCCGCCAGGTGGCCGTCGACCTCGCCGGTGGCCTCAGGCCTTCGGCTTGTCCAGCAGGACGCGACCCTGCTTCTCGACGCCAAGCTTCAGCGTCTCGGCGAAGGTCGCCAGCATCCAGGGCAGCATCATCTCGACGCGCACGAGCCGCTCCTCGACGGTGAGGCTGCCCCGCACCGTATAGCCCAGCGCCGCCACGCCGAAATCCAGCGTGTCGCCGCGCCACTCCTCCTCGACGAGTTGCATCTTCACCATGCCGAGCTTGTCGCGGATGCGGTCGACACCGCCATGGATGCGCGCGAGCGCGGCCTCGCGGCCGAGCTCATGGGAAATCGTGATGCTGACGGGCTTGGCCATGGGGCTCGCAGTCGAAGGGGCGGCGGCAGACGCGCCCACGCCCGGGGCGCCAGAATTCCGGCGGTTCCACGCGAGATCACGTCAGGATGCAGGATAGGCTGCGAAAGCCGGGTGAGCCAGAGGGGGCGGCTTCAGAGCCGAGAGCCTTGCTCACGCGAAAAACCGGTACCCAGTTTTTCGCGCAAGGCTCTAGAGGCTGCGCTCGTTCAGCGCCTTCTGGCCATGCTCGGTGACGAGCCAGCGCCCGCCGAGCGGCTCGACGAGGCCGCGATCCTTCAGCACGACCAGCATGTCATCGTCGAAGATGAAATGGGTGGTCTGTTCTTCGATGCTCTCGAGGGCGATCCATTCCGGGTCCGACATCACGCCAGGGCGGGCGATCTGGAGGTGCTGTGTTTGCATGAGCGTCTCCTTCTCGATTGGGATGGATGATTGCTCGATTGGAATGGACGATGCTGAATCCCATCCAATCTTGGCGCTGTCATGACCGAGGCCCGTCCAAAACAAGCCTTTGCCGGCAAGGCTTTGCGCGCCAGCCCGCGTTGACGTGAAAGGGCTGGCAAAAGGGGCTGGCGAAGGGCGGAAACCGGGTGCCGGTGCGTGCTGTTCTCGCCGCCGGGTGGAACTCTCACATCGCTGCCTCGTTGATTGGGCTTGGATCTGTCTCTTGAAGGAGGTTCGCTGTGGCGACCATGAACAAGTTTCCGCCCGACATGCCGAAAGGCTGGGACGAAGCCGGTGACGAGATCGACAACGCGACCAGCAGCCTGCGTGCCAAGGCCGCCGATGTTGCCGACAAGGCGACGGAGACGGTCAAGGGCGGCTACTCCCGAGCCAAGGACGCCTTGACGGATATCGACCCGGTCGAGACCGCCCGCGAGGGCGGCCAGGCGGTGATACGCGCGGTCGAGCGCAATCCCGTCGTCGCGTTCGGACTGGGTGCGCTGGGCATCGGACTGATCGCCTGGGCGAGCCTGCGCTCACCTCCCGCATCGCGCTGGGAGCGCTACCAGCCCGATTTCGACAGGCTGCGTGGCCTGTTCGGCGATTACGGCAAGGATGCCGCCAAGTCGGGCGAGGGCGCGCTGAAGAGCGGCCAGCAATGGCTGAACGCCTATGGCGGCGATGCGCGCGACTATGCCGGCTATGGCGGCCGGATGATCGCGCAGCGGGCTCAGAAGGAGCCGATCGCGGCGTTGCTGGGGATCGGGTTGGCGGTCTATGCGCTGGGATCGCTGCTGGGGTCGTCGAGTGAGTCGGCTCCCGCACGCAAGCGAGCTGCACCGAAGCGCTGACGGCCCAGCCTCGATCACGTCGCATTCGGAGGGGTCCGTCCGAATGCGAAAAGCGTGATCGATTCCTGGAGTTTAGAGAATTGCTCTTGTGACCGCAAAAAACCCCGCAGCCTTTCGGCCGCGGGGTTTTGATTTTCACACGGACGAGCCTGTCAGATCAGACAGGCTCGTCGTTGTTCAGGTATCAATACCAGCCGTAGCCGCGACGGCCATAATAGCCTCGGCCGTAATAGGAGCGGTTGTCAGCGGCAACGAGAGCCCCGCCGATGACGCCAGCGGCGACGCCGGCTGCAACAGCGCTGCTGGCTTCGGAGTTGGCGCGGCGGTTTTCGGTGAAGTTGGCCGAGCGGCACTGCTGATAGGCGCGTGTGCCGGGGCGGAAGCCCTGCGCCTCGCAGGTGATTTCGGCGTCGGCGAGCGATTCCTGGCGCGTCTGGCAGCCAGCAACAACGGCGGCCAGGGCGCCAACGATGAGAAGGGTACGCATCATTTTTCCTTTTCAGCCTCCCAATGGATGCGAGGACTTAAAATACACACGCCGCTGCAGGTCAAGAACAACCGCGTGAATTGGTTCAAGTCGGCCCGATCGTCATGGGAATACTGCGCCGCCTTGAGGGCGCCTTTGTTTAGCCGACCTTGCGCCCCGGTTTCTCGACGACCTTGCCCGAGCGGGCGAGGGTGGCGATTTCCAGGGCCGGCATCCCGGATTTCTCGGCGATGGCGCGGTCCTGCTCCATGATGGCTTCGCGCGCGGGCTCGTCGCCGTCGAGGCCGCCGAGCAGTGCGGTCGGCACCCGCCGGTTGGAGCGGCGCGAGCCATCGGTATAGACGACGTCGAACATCACGAATTCGGCATCGAGCGGCTTCGATTTCTTGCGGGCCATGATCGGGTCCTTTCGGAAAATGGACGGGCCGCGCAATGCGGCGGCTAAAGTCCCAATGTCTGAAACCGTCTCCCACCGAAGGTGGAAGCTGAATCTATGCGAAAAACCGGTTCCCACTTTTCGCATCCTGCTCCAGGCGTGGCGGCGGGTGGCGCGCGGCCTCTGCAGGTGTCGCGCGACGCCTAGACCATGGTTCGCGCCGATGCAATGCGACATGCCGGCCCGGTTCTGCGAAGGGCGCGGCCGGGATGGGCGAAATTTGCGCGGCCGCGCCGAAGATGCGGGCATGATCGCGGCTGGTCGCGCTTGTGGGCGGCATGGCTGGGCGCCAAGAGCAGGATGCGGAAAAGTGGGAACAGGTTTTTCGTATTGATCCGGCTCTAGGTCAGCCGCCGTCGCGTGCAAGCCGTGTGCGTGACCAAGCAGCGTGAAAGGACGTTTCTTGAGAGTTCTGATCTTCGGTGGGGTCGGTTTCGTCGGGCTCAACATCGCGGAGGCGATGCTGGCGAAAGGTGACGACGTTGTTGTGTTCGACCGCATGGCGTTGCCTGCTGCCATCGGGAAGGCCCTTTCTCGGCTGCCGGGGCGCTTGACCGCTGTCCAGGGGGACGTCACCGACAAGGTGGCGATTGCCGAGGTGGTGCAGCCCGGCGTGGACGTCGTCGTCATGGGCGCTGCGATTACCGCCGGGGCGGCGCGTGATGCGCGCGAGCCGGAGACGATCCTGCAGGTCAATCTGCTCGCTCAGGTGCCGATCCTGGAGGCGGCGCGGGCCGCGGGTGTCCGGCGCGTCGTCAATCTGAGTTCGGCTGCCGCTTATGGGGTCGCCGGAGAGCGCTCTCAGGAGCTCGGCGAGGAGACGCCGGGTGATCCGGTCAGCCTCTATGCCATCAGCAAATGGGCGAGCGAGCGCGTCGGCGGGCGGCTGGCCGATCTCTGGGGGCTCGATCTGGTCTCCTTGCGGCTCAGCGGCGTCTTTGGCCCCTGGGAGCGTGCGACGGGCGTGCGCGACACGCTGAGCCCGCAAGCCCAGATCCTCGCTGCTGCCGGGAAGGACGAGCCAGCGATCCTGCCCCGACCGGGCCTGCGCGACTGGATCTACGCGCCCGATCTCGCCGAGGCGGTGCGGATCGTGGCGGGCGCGCCGGCCTTGCGTCGTCGGCTCTACAACATCTCGACGGCGCGGCGCTTCGCGGCCCTGGAGTGGGGGCGGGCGCTGGCGGCCAATTTTCCCGGTTTCATCTGCCGCCTGGCCGGGCCCGGCGAGGCGGCGACGATCGACCTGCACGGACCGGGCGACCGCGCGCCGCTTTCCACTTCGCGCATGAGGGAGGAATTCGGCTGGGAGGCCGCAACCGGTGTGGCGGAATCGGCAAATGCACTGGCCGCCTGGTGGCGGGTGCACGGCCGAGGACTTGGGCGATGACAAGAACTTGGGCGATGGCAAGGACTCGGGCGATGAAGGGGCTTGGACGATGAAGCTTGAGGGAAAGGTCGCCCTGATGACCGGCGCCGGCTCAGGGATAGGGCAGGCGAGCGCGCTGCTCTTTGCTCGCGAAGGCGCGTGCGTCGCAGTGGTCGATCGCGATGCCGAGGCGGCGCAGGCGACGGTGGCGCTGATCATCGAGGCCGGCGGGCAGGCTTGCGCTCATATCGGCGATGTCGGCTTGCCGGGCTTCGCCGACGGCGTCGCGGAACAGGTCCTCGCGCGCTTCGGACGTATCGATATTCTGGTGACGGCTGCCGGCTTTTCGTGCGGCGGTACGGTGACGACGACCGCGCCCGAGGATTGGGACGCCGTCTTCCGGGCCAATGTCGGCGGCACCTTCCTCTTCGCCAAGGCGGTGATCCCGGCGATGCAGCGGCGGGGTGGCGGCGCGATCGTGACCTTCGCCTCACAATTGGCTCTGGCCGGTGGGCGCGGCAACAGCGCCTATATTGCCGCCAAGGGGGCGATCCTCAGCCTGACCCGGACGATGGCGCTGGACTACGCCGGAGACGGCATCCGCGTGAACGCGATCGCTCCGGGCGCGATCGACACGCCGATGCTGCGGCGCAGTTTCGCCCGCCATGCCGAGCCCGAGCCGCTGCGCGAGGCCTCGCGCAATCGCCATGCGATGAAGCGCTTCGGCCGCGCCGAGGAGGTGGCGGAAGCTGTGCTCTATCTCGCCGGCGACGCCTCGTCGTTCAGCACGGGGACGACGCTGGTGGTCGATGGCGGCTGGCTTGCCGCGTGACCGGTTTGCGGCATGAACACTGCATGAGAATTTGCCATGAAGCATGACGGATTATCGGTTCTCGAGAGCCGCATCGCCGGCGATCTCGCCCGCACCGCCCATCCCAGCGCGCCCTGGCTCGAGCCGGTTCCGGGGCCGGACGGCAAGCGCGCCTATGACGTGATCGTGGTCGGGGGCGGCCAGTCGGGGCTGGCGACGGCCTTCGGCCTGCTGCGCTCGCAAGTCACCAACATCCTGGTGCTCGACAAGGCGGCTGCGGGGCAGGAAGGGCCATGGCGCTCCTATGCGCGCATGCACACGCTGCGCAGCCCGAAGGATTTCACCGGCCCCGATCTCGATGTGGCGAGCCTGACCTACCAATCCTGGCACGAGGCCAAATTCGGCGTCGAAAGCTGGGATGAGCTGAGCTTGATCCCGAAGGGGCTCTGGGCGGATTATCTCGGCTGGTTTCGCCATGTCGTCGGCATCGCCGTTCGCAATGAGGCGGAGGTGGTCGATATCGCCCCCGCCGGCGGGCTGCTGGCCGTGACGCTGCGCTGCGGTGGCGAGGCCGAGACGCTGCATGCCCGCAAGATCGTGCTCGCAACCGGGCAGGAGAGCCTGGGCGACTGGACCGTGCCGGCGCCGCTCATGGCGCTGCCGGCCTCGCGCTGCGCGCATTGCGCCGAACCGATCGATTTCGCGGCGCTTGCGGGCAAGCGCGTTGCGGTGATCGGGGCCGGCGCGTCGGCTTTCGACAATGCCGCGACAGCGCTGGAGGCCGGGGCGGCGCAGGTGCATCTGCTCTGCCGTCGGCCCGAGGCGCAAGTGATCCAGCCCTATCGCTGGCTGACCTTTCGCGGTTTCCTGCGCCATCTCAGCGATCTCGACGATGCTTGGCGCTGGCGTTTCATGAGCGCCGTCCTGGCGCTGCGGGAGGGATTTCCGCAAGCGACCTATGACCGCTGCGCCCGCCACGACGCCTTTTCCCTGCATCTCGGCGCGCCTGCTCTGAGCGCGGTCGACGGGCCTGGCGGCGTGGAGATCGCGACGCCGCAAGGCTCGCTCACGGTCGATTTCATCATCGCTGCTGCGGGCATCGAGATCGATCTCTCCGCGCGGCCGGAGCTTGCGGGCTTTGCCGGCAACATCGCCTCCTGGGCCGACCGCTATGCGCCGCCGACGGCGGAGCGTGACGAGCGGCTCGGCCGCTTCCCCTATCTTGCCGATGATTACGCGCTGACCGAGCGCGTGCCGGGCGCGACGCCCTGGATCAGCGACATCCATCTCTTCACCATTGCCTCGACGATGAGCTTCGGGGCGTCCGGTTCCTCGATCAACGCGATGACCACGGCGGTGCCCAAGCTGGTCTCGGGCATCACGCGCGGGCTGTTCCGCGCCGATGTCGAGCGGCACTGGGCCTCGTTCCAGGCCTATGACGTACCGCAAGCCGTGCTGCGGTAAGCCCTTCACCGCGCCTCGCGCGGAAGGGACAATGATGCGCTGCGTGGCACCACGCTTGCATCCGGTCCCGCTCGGAACCAACCTGACGACTGCGCCGATGAAGAGGGAAACGACTATGACGATCGTGCGGACGGGCTGGCTTGCAGCCGCGCTCTTGACCTCGACTACGCTTTTGGCCTCGCCGGCGCTGGCGCAGACACGTGCCGAGACGCTGCGCCATGTCACCGGCGCCGCCATCAACACGCTCGATCCCAACATTCCAGGCTCGACCCGCGAGGCCTTCGGCCTGAGCCTCCTGACCTATGACCGGCTGCTCTCCTTCGGCAGGAAGCAGCTCAACGGCAAATGGGTGTTCGATCTCGACAGCATCCGCGGCGAATTGGCCGAGAGCTACACGGTCAGCCCCGACGGGCTGAAGATCACCTTCAATCTGCGCAAGGACGCGAAGTTCCACGACGGAACGCCGGTGACGGCCGAGGATGTGAAATGGTCGCTCGATCGTGAGGTCAGCGCCAATGTCCTGGGCAAGGGCCAGCTGCTGACCGGCTCCCTGACCAGCCCGGATCAGTTCAAGATCATCGACGCCCACACCTTCGAGGTCACGCTGCCCAAGCCCGACAAGCTCGCCTTGGCAAACCTTGCCGTGGTCTACCCCGTGATCATCAATTCGAAGCTGGCGAAATCGCATGCGACGGCTGAGGACCCTTGGGCGCTGAACTGGCTCAAGGACAACACCGCCGGCTCCGGCGCCTACATCATCGAAAGCTACAAGCCGGGCGAGACCACGATCCTGCGCCGCAATCCGGACTGGAATCGTGGCTCGGCCGACAAACCGGCGAGCTTCAAGCGCATCATCACCCAGACCGTGCCGGAAGCCGCCACGCGCGCCAATCTGGTCGAGAAGGGCGACGCCGATATCGTCATCGACCTGCAGGCGACCGACGCCGCCGACTTGGAGAAGAAGGGCAAGCTCAAGGTCGTCTCGACGCCTCAGTACAATTCGATCACCTTCGTCTCGTTCAACAACCAGATGCCGCCCTTCGACAAGATCGAGGTCCGGCGCGCCATCGCCGCGGCGCTGCCCTATGACGACATGTTCAAGGCGGCCTTGTTCGGGCGCGGGGCGCCGCTCTATGGCGCGAACTGGCCTGACGGCAAGGCTCCGACCGGAGAGATCTTCCCGATCCCGCAGCCCCTGAAGACGGACCTCGCCGAGGCCAAGAAGCAGCTTGCGGCGGCCGGCCTCCCCGACGGCTTCTCGACCACCTTCTCCTTCAATGTCGGCCAGGCCGGCACGGCCGAGCCGATGGCGGCGCTGCTCAAGGAATCGCTGGGGAAGGTCGGCATCAAGGTCGACATCCAGAAGCTGCCGGACGCGCAGATGTCGACGCTGATCAACGAGAAGAAGGTGCCGTTCTTCACCGAGGGCATCGTCGCCTGGCTGCCCTCGATGGATTACTTCTACCGCAACTTCTATATCGGCCCGATCCGCTGGAACTACGCCTCGCTCGACGACGCCAAGATCACGGAATGGGCGCAGGCCGCCCGCTTCGAGGCCGACAAGGCAAAATATGCGAGCTATGGCAAGGATCTCAACACGCGCCATTTCGAACTGATGCCGCAGATTCCGCTCTGGCAGCCGGCGCAGGACGCGGTGATGGCGTCGTCGATCGACGGCTATGTCTACCAGTTCCACCGGCAGATCGATTTCCGCGATCTGAGCCGGAAGTGAGGTCTGACGGTTGGGGGTGAACCTGTCCGTCGTCCCGGGCGTAGCGTAGCGAAGACCCGGGACCCATGCCGGAACGCTTTCCGGCTACGCTCCGGAATGGGTCCCGGATCGGCGCGGCTTCGCCGCTTGTCCGGGACGACATCGCGGGTGTGAGTGAGCAGAAGTCGGTATGTCGCAACTTTCCATCACGGCCAAACGCGCGGGCTGGCGGTTCGCCTCGTCCCTGCCGGCGCTGTTCGGCGTACTCGTCTTCACCTTCCTGCTGATGCGGGTGCTGCCGGGCGATCCGGCGGTGTTCTTCGCCTCGGGCCCGACGGCGGGCAAGGAGGAGATCGAGACGATCCGCAAGCAGATGGGGCTCGACAAGCCCGTGCCCGAGCAGCTCCTGCGCTATCTCGGCGATATCGGCTCGGGCAATCTCGGGCGCTCGCTGACCACGGGCCAGCCGGTGCTGAGCGATCTGAAGTCGCGGCTACCGGCCTCGCTCGAGCTCACCTTCTCCGCGCTCCTGATCGCGCTGGTCACGGCGGTGCCGCTTGGCGTCGCAGCCGCGCTGAGGCAGGGCTCGGGCATCGACCATATCGTGCGCTTCATCTGCGCGCTCGGTGTCTGTGTGCCGACCTTCGTCTCCGGGCTCTTGCTGATCTATGCCTTCTATTACCTGCTCGGCTTCGCGCCCGATCCGACCGGGCGGGTCGATATCTTCACCTCGCCACCGCCCTTGGTGACGGGCTTCCTGCTGATCGATTTCGCGCTGGCCGGCGATTGGGAGGGTTGGCGCGCGGCTGCGAGCCAGCTCGTGCTGCCCGCCTTCACCATGGCGCTCTTCGTGGTCGCGCCGCTGGCGCGGATCACGCGCGCGGCGATGCTGGCCTCGCTCGGCAGCGATTTCGTCCGCACCGCGCGTTCGCTCGGCCTGTCGCGACGCAAGGTCATCGTCACCTACGCCTTGCGGAACGCGCTTCTGCCGGTGCTGACCATTGCCGGCATCGTGTTCTCGACCATGCTAGGGGCGAATGTGCTGGTCGAGAAGGTGTTCTCCTGGCCGGGCGTCGCCTCCTATGCGCTCGATGCGCTGCTCGCCTCCGATTATGCGCCGGTGCAGGGTTTCGTGCTGCTGATGGCGTCGATCTTCGTCCTGGTGAACCTGACGGTGGACGTGCTCTACGGCATCGCCGATCCGAGGGTGTCGGTCGAATGATGGCTTGTGCCCACACCTGTCTTTCCGGGGCACCGCCCTCGGGTCCGACCTTTGGTCGGCCCAAGGATAAACTCCACGATGAACCCGGAACCCACGACCGGGTGAACTCTGGAAAACCCTGCCGATCACCCAGTCGTGGGTTCCGGGTTCGCGCCTTCGGCGCGTCCCGGAAAGACGGAGGAGCGAACCCATGACCTCCGCCACGCTTCGCCACACCGTCTGGATCCTGCGCGGCAACCCGGTCACGGCTTTCGCGGCGGCGGGCGCATTCGCGCTCTGCGTGCTCGCCGTCATCGGGCCGTGGATCGTGCCTTATGATCCGATCGCGTCTGACGTGCCCAACGCGTTGCTGCCGCCGAGCGCGACATACTGGGCCGGCACCGACCAGCTCGGCCGTGACGTCTTCAGCCGCTTGATCGTCGCGGCGAGGCTGGACCTCGCAATCGCAGCTTCGGCGGTGACGCTCTCCTTCGTCATCGGGGCGGTCGTCGGGGCGCTCTGCGGTTATGCCGGAGGGCGGCTCGACCGCTATGTCGGACGCTTTGTCGATGTGCTGATGGCGTTTCCGCTGTTCGTGCTCGCCATGGCGATGGTGGCGGCGCTCGGCAACCGAGTCGAGAACATCGTCATCGCAACCGCAATCATCAACCTGCCCTTCTATATCCGCTTCGCCCGCGCCGAGGTGAATGTCCGGCGCAACGCCGGCTGGGTCGAGGCGGCGCGCGCCTGCGGCGACAGCCATGTCTCGGTCGTGCTGCGCTTCCTCTTGCCCAATGTGCTGCCGGCCATGGCGGTGCAGGTTTCGCTCAATCTCGGCTGGGCGATCCTGAATGCCGCAGGGCTCTCCTTCATCGGGCTCGGCGTCTCCGCGCCTACGCCGGAATGGGGCATCATGGTCGCCGAGGGCGCGCGCTTCATCTCGACCGGGAAATGGTGGCTCGTTGCATTTCCGGGATTGGCGCTGATGCTGACCGTGCTCTGCTTCAACCTGCTGGGCGACGGGCTGCGCGACATCCTCGACCCGCGCATGCGGACTTAGACGCGATGGACGCCATGATCAGCGAGCCCTTGCTCGTCATCGACGACCTGCATGTGCATTTCTCGACCCGGGGCGGAACCGTCGAGGCGGTGCGCGGCGTCAGCCTCGCCGTCGCCGCCGGCGAGACGCTGGGCATCGTCGGCGAGAGCGGCTCGGGCAAATCGGTGACGGCGTTCGCGATCACGCGATTGCTCGACGCGGCCGGCCGCATCTCGCAAGGCAGCATCCGCTTCAAGGGGCAGGACATCAGCAAGGCCTCGTCGAAGCAATTGCGCTCCCTGCATGGCGCGGCGATCTCGATGATCTTCCAGAACCCGCGCGGTGCGCTGAACCCGATCCGCAGCGTCGGCCGGCAGATCGCGGATGCGATCATGGCGCATGAGCCGATCTCGGCGAGCGAGGGGCGGGCGCGGGCGCTCGACCTGCTCAAGGCGGTGTTGATCCGCGATCCGGAAAAGCGGATCGACGCCTACCCGCATGAGCTCTCGGGCGGCATGTGCCAGCGCGTGATGATCGCGATGGCGATCGCCTGCGAACCGGCCCTGCTGATCGCCGACGAGCCGACGACGGGGCTCGACGTCACCACGCAGAAGACGGTGATGGACCTCGTCGCCCGCATCACGGCCGAGCGTGGCATGGCGATGATCCTGATCACGCATGACCTCGGCCTAGCCTCGCGCTATTGCCAGCGTGCGGTGGTGATGGAGCGGGGCCAAGTCGTCGAACAGGCCGCGCCTGCGATGCTCTTCAGCGCGCCGCAGCACCCTTATACCAAGCGCCTCGTCGCCGCTTCGCCGACCGCGACCTCGACGATCGCCGATCTCGCGCCGGAAGGCGCTGGCGCCGTGCCGGCCGTCGAACTCTTACGCCCCAACGAACTCTTGCGCCCCAAGCCCGCCCCCGGCACGCCGCTGCTGCTCGAGGTTCAGAAGCTGGTGAAGCGTTATGATGGCGGCGTCACGGCGGTCGACGACGTCTCCTTCAGCATTGCGGCCGGCGAGAGTCTGGGTCTGGTCGGAGAATCGGGCTCAGGTAAGAGCACGATCTCGCGCATGATCTGCCGATTGATCGACCCGAGCGAAGGCGAGATTTTGTTCGATGGCCGCGCGATCGGTTCGCTGCCAGCGCGCGATTTCCATCGCAGCGAATTCCGCAGGGATATCCAGATCGTCTTTCAGGATCCGACCGACAGCCTTAACCCGCGCTTCAACGCCTTCGATTGCATCGCTCACCCATTGCGCCGCCTGCTCGGCATGAAGAATGGTTCGGCACTGGCGGGGCGGGTCAGCGAATGCGCCGAGCGGGCCGGTTTGCCGAGCGAATTGCTGGAGCGCTTTCCGCACCAGCTATCGGGCGGCCAGAAGGCCCGCGTCGGCATCGCGCGCGCCATAGCCTGCCGGCCGCGCCTGCTCGTGCTCGACGAGCCGACGGCGGCGCTCGATGTCTCGGTCCAGGCGGTGATCCTGCAACTGCTCGACCGTTTGCGTCGCGAGGACGGGCTGGCGCTGCTCTTCGTCAGCCATGACCTCAACGTGGTCAGGATGATGTGCGAGCGCACCGTGGTGCTGCAGAACGGGCGTGTGGTCGAACAGGGCGAAAGCCGCATGGTGTTCAGTGCGCCTGCGACCGCCTATGCGCGCGAACTGCTCGATGCCGTGCTGCATCTCGGCGGTCCGACCGCGCCAATGCCCGTGACGGCCTGAGGCAACAGGAGGGCTTTCTGGAGCCCGGGCCTTGAAAATACGGTAATAGCGGGGATCATGGCGGCGGGCGCACCGCGCGCTGTTGTCCTAGAGCGATTTCCGATCCGGCAGGATCGTTCAATTGCTCTCGTCTTTTGTTTTAACGCGTTTTCGTCACGCGACCCGGTGTCCACTTCGCTTGAAAACGCTCTAAGGATCGGCCCGATGCTGCGCTCCCTCCTACTTTTGCCCCTGCTCGCGCTTTCGGCCTGCGTGATCCCGAACTCGCGCTCGAATACGGTGGTCGTCACCGACACCAAGAGCGTCGTCGAGAAGTGCCAGAAGCTCGGCGAGCTTGAAGGCGCATCGCCATTGGGCAAGGTGCTGCTCAGGGATCAGGCGCGCGATGCGGCCTTGGCGCGGTTGAAGGCTGGCGGCGCCGAGCTGGGCGCGACCCATGTCGAATCCTCCGTCGCCGACATCAAGTGGAAAGGCCCGAGCACGGCGGGCACTGCCTACAAATGCGGTACATGAAATAAAAAAGCGCCCCCGCCTGAAGGCGGAGGCGCGAATTGCTGATGCCGTCTTAGAGCCGGATCAGCCCTTGGCGGCGGTGACCACGACCTCGATCAGCGTGGTGCCGCCGAGATCGGCGACGCCGACGGTGGCGCGGGTCGGCAGGCCATCGCCGAAGAAAGCGGTCCAGACCGGGTCCATCTCCTTCTTCATCGACAGGTCCGTGACGAAGATCGTCGCGGCGACGATCGCGGTCCGGTCGAGGCCAACCTCGCCGAGATAGCCCTCGATCTTGGTCAGGATGTTCTGGGTCTGCGGGCCCATCGACTGGGTCGTATCATCGGCGGTGGTGCCGCCGACGAAGACCAGACCACCGGTCTGGACGACGCGGTTCTGGATCGGGGTCTTGATGCTGCGCTTGATGGTCATTTCGTCTTCTCCTGTGGTGAAAGGGTCGGTAGCCGTCACGACGCAGCCATCACGACGCCTGCGCGAAGCGGGCAATGTCGAGCCCGTCGATGGGTACATTGCTGTGGCCGGTCGCGATGATTTCGGCCATGACCGCGCCGGCGCCCGGCCCGAGCTGGAAGCCATGGGCGGAGAAGCCGAACTGGTGATAGACGCCCTCATGCCTGGCGCTGGGCCCAAAGCAGGGCAGGTCGTCGGGCATGCGCGCCTCGATGCCGGCCCAGGCGCGCAGGATCGGCGCTCCGCGCATGATCGGGAACAGGTCCCAGACTGTCTTCGCATTGGTCGCGAGCTTGCCCCAGTCGAGGATCGTCCTGTTCTCGTCGCGGATGGCGCGGCCGAGATAGCCGCCGCCGATCAGGACGGTGCCGTTGCCGAATTGCTTGAAGGAGAGTTTTCGGCCGCGCAGGATCACGACCGGCTTGATGAAGGCCGGCATCGGCGCAGTGACCATCAGCATCGGTGCGATCACCTCCAGCGGCA harbors:
- a CDS encoding ABC transporter permease — encoded protein: MSQLSITAKRAGWRFASSLPALFGVLVFTFLLMRVLPGDPAVFFASGPTAGKEEIETIRKQMGLDKPVPEQLLRYLGDIGSGNLGRSLTTGQPVLSDLKSRLPASLELTFSALLIALVTAVPLGVAAALRQGSGIDHIVRFICALGVCVPTFVSGLLLIYAFYYLLGFAPDPTGRVDIFTSPPPLVTGFLLIDFALAGDWEGWRAAASQLVLPAFTMALFVVAPLARITRAAMLASLGSDFVRTARSLGLSRRKVIVTYALRNALLPVLTIAGIVFSTMLGANVLVEKVFSWPGVASYALDALLASDYAPVQGFVLLMASIFVLVNLTVDVLYGIADPRVSVE
- a CDS encoding ABC transporter permease; protein product: MTSATLRHTVWILRGNPVTAFAAAGAFALCVLAVIGPWIVPYDPIASDVPNALLPPSATYWAGTDQLGRDVFSRLIVAARLDLAIAASAVTLSFVIGAVVGALCGYAGGRLDRYVGRFVDVLMAFPLFVLAMAMVAALGNRVENIVIATAIINLPFYIRFARAEVNVRRNAGWVEAARACGDSHVSVVLRFLLPNVLPAMAVQVSLNLGWAILNAAGLSFIGLGVSAPTPEWGIMVAEGARFISTGKWWLVAFPGLALMLTVLCFNLLGDGLRDILDPRMRT
- the nikE gene encoding ABC transporter ATP-binding protein, with the translated sequence MSEPLLVIDDLHVHFSTRGGTVEAVRGVSLAVAAGETLGIVGESGSGKSVTAFAITRLLDAAGRISQGSIRFKGQDISKASSKQLRSLHGAAISMIFQNPRGALNPIRSVGRQIADAIMAHEPISASEGRARALDLLKAVLIRDPEKRIDAYPHELSGGMCQRVMIAMAIACEPALLIADEPTTGLDVTTQKTVMDLVARITAERGMAMILITHDLGLASRYCQRAVVMERGQVVEQAAPAMLFSAPQHPYTKRLVAASPTATSTIADLAPEGAGAVPAVELLRPNELLRPKPAPGTPLLLEVQKLVKRYDGGVTAVDDVSFSIAAGESLGLVGESGSGKSTISRMICRLIDPSEGEILFDGRAIGSLPARDFHRSEFRRDIQIVFQDPTDSLNPRFNAFDCIAHPLRRLLGMKNGSALAGRVSECAERAGLPSELLERFPHQLSGGQKARVGIARAIACRPRLLVLDEPTAALDVSVQAVILQLLDRLRREDGLALLFVSHDLNVVRMMCERTVVLQNGRVVEQGESRMVFSAPATAYARELLDAVLHLGGPTAPMPVTA
- a CDS encoding RidA family protein encodes the protein MTIKRSIKTPIQNRVVQTGGLVFVGGTTADDTTQSMGPQTQNILTKIEGYLGEVGLDRTAIVAATIFVTDLSMKKEMDPVWTAFFGDGLPTRATVGVADLGGTTLIEVVVTAAKG